Proteins encoded by one window of Rutidosis leptorrhynchoides isolate AG116_Rl617_1_P2 chromosome 7, CSIRO_AGI_Rlap_v1, whole genome shotgun sequence:
- the LOC139859506 gene encoding uncharacterized protein translates to MGSNQTDAYLKLINQLKSYNNIPEDLISSLGSYNSSINLLSQQDRFSKPLPWIGLYVATSSMLCILAMVADLIHGVRNRKLWFPNKYFSLNAASLSVIAVAMKLPVDLSSVMPGVVDKSAKYASMAFMCTMMANLLPSLAIMDNKSLVSNIIGLGILVITLVVNICIQMGTGLLSKPVHHLHYFDVAFYVACLLMLLMIHTCSALAIPTFKWVLESMYKQVYDYCLMDKRRETLNVDKLKQHVRSCWLMAETGSPSPHFKAACSVTISASGVICLSIILLTFSYMRDLIYHLRDYKSDYKWSMVVILMVQLIGVLSASIAPLCRCLTAISFNLFESSNHSAHFGVSDVYWIKTLYDLKEPSTPYPFHASKYKTIIQKLKITILNICVRIQMLIVVPKRSESATVNNNTTDETNQAEETEDPIKYVLRINNHVEPAETTVKRISQSLNRLFKEVQNKQPNNLTALMRKSRGFEGVGNYDNRHIPNLMPREYHDCLAYVALVEESLHATNDVDSLRINVEARTLWREVVNGHEWLIYKLASPDFTTESTEQVLHYWKNAAIKKNQDIYTDIIMIGNALLKLAGQEWTFIKLMISTQVVFNATSFSSRENHSLCDSYSASRSRGRGRSPHCQLCRSDGHYDSACTDLST, encoded by the exons ATGGGTTCCAATCAAACAGATGCGTATCTCAAACTAATAAACCAATTGAAGTCATACAATAACATTCCTGAAGATTTGATATCTTCCTTGGGGAGCTACAATTCGTCCATAAACCTGTTAAGTCAGCAAGACAGGTTCAGCAAACCTTTGCCATGGATTGGGCTGTATGTCGCGACATCATCTATGTTATGCATCCTGGCAATGGTGGCAGATTTAATACATGGTGTGCGAAACAGAAAACTATGGTTTCCAAACAAGTATTTTAGTCTAAATGCTGCTTCTCTCTCTGTGATAGCTGTCGCAATGAAGCTGCCCGTGGATCTAAGTAGTGTAATGCCAGGTGTTGTGGACAAGAGCGCAAAGTATGCAAGTATGGCGTTTATGTGCACCATGATGGCTAACTTATTGCCATCTCTAGCAATCATGGACAACAAATCACTTGTCTCAAATATCATTGGTCTGGGTATTCTGGTAATTACCTTGGTTGTGAATATCTGCATTCAGATGGGAACGGGACTTCTTTCTAAACCAGTACACCATCTTCATTATTTTGATGTAGCTTTTTATGTGGCTTGTTTACTAATGTTGCTCATGATACACACTTGTTCAGCTTTAGCAATTCCAACATTTAAATGGGTACTAGAATCAATGTACAAACAGGTTTATGATTACTGTTTAATGGACAAACGAAGAGAAACTTTGAATGTTGACAAGCTAAAGCAGCATGTCCGTAGCTGTTGGCTCATGGCAGAAACTGGTAGCCCAAGCCCCCACTTCAAGGCAGCTTGCTCTGTTACAATCTCTGCTTCTGGGGTAATATGTTTATCTATTATTCTCTTAACGTTTAGTTATATGAGAGATTTAATATATCATCTAAGGGATTACAAGTCGGATTATAAGTGGTCAATGGTTGTGATTCTCATGGTACAACTTATTGGTGTCTTATCAGCCTCAATTGCCCCATTATGTAGATGTTTAACAGCTATAAGTTTTAACTTGTTCGAATCTTCGAATCATTCCGCACACTTTGGAGTAAGTGACGTCTACTGgatcaaaacattatatgatttaaAAGAGCCTAGTACTCCGTACCCATTCCATGCCAGCAAATACAAGACTATCATTCAGAAATTGAAAATCACTATTCTTAACATTTGTGTAAGAATTCAGATGTTGATTGT AGTGCCCAAGCGTAGTGAATCAGctactgttaataataatactacagatGAAACTAATCAGGCGGAAGAAACTGAAGATCCTATCAAATATGTTTTGCGAATTAACAATCACGTGGAGCCCGCTGAGACTACAGTAAAAAGAATATCCCAATCCCTAAACCGCTTATTTAAGGAGGTTCAAAATAAACAACCCAACAATCTAACGGCACTTATGAGGAAATCTAGGGGTTTTGAAGGAGTTGGAAACTATGATAACCGTCATATTCCGAATTTGATGCCAAGAGAATATCACGATT GTCTCGCTTATGTTGCACTGGTGGAAGAAAGCCTACATGCCACGAATGACGTTGACTCCCTACGTATCAACGTAGAGGCTAGAACATTATGGCGGGAAGTTGTGAACGGCCACGAGTGGTTAATATATAAGTTGGCATCACCTGATTTTACAACCGAGTCAACAGAACAAGTTCTCCATTACTGGAAGAATGCAGCTATAAAGAAG AATCAAGATATATATACGGACATCATCATGATTGGGAATGCTCTACTAAAACTAGCTGGTCAAGAATGGACATTCATTAAGCTCATGATTTCT ACTCAAGTTGTCTTTAATGCAACTTCTTTCAGTTCTCGTGAAAATCACAGCTTGTGTGATTCGTATTCTGCTTCACGTAGTCGTGGCCGTGGACGAAGTCCTCATTGTCAACTTTGTCGATCAGATGGTCATTATGATTCAGCATGTACAGACTTGTCGACTTGA